A section of the Oreochromis niloticus isolate F11D_XX linkage group LG9, O_niloticus_UMD_NMBU, whole genome shotgun sequence genome encodes:
- the LOC106096651 gene encoding uncharacterized protein LOC106096651, with protein sequence MTDFEPTLLRTAINEVLPDLPEVTKDILEETLQSIGVETNDDFQFIEESDLHSALRPVQARKAIAAWKLRCHTPENSSSSLGASPQSPESSQSVSPKSLSTSSSSSQRPCVDSMDTFQIPWNKFPEELMQSLERGKRPSPHMRREMVRIVVSEMMKKSSRISKRNSTEVVKKMVAKYPKSLQDIIEGDVIGPGYHSLVKQLEYRIDNVKRSTTPKIRKRKHHTDESDTESVPSEQRAAIQDTYGCINWDVKFLPLGETTESQQLKKEKLKMMFQKTDANPEEVKNLMKLTFYTQRKQVNQGKTIKYLMEEWPFWFRELGVAVQGTHWNWT encoded by the exons ATGACCGACTTTGAACCAACGTTGCTAAGGACTGCAATCAATGAGGTCCTGCCTGACCTTCCAGAAGTGACAAAGGATATTCTTGAAGAAACCTTACAATCCATTGGGGTAGAGACAAATGATGATTTTCAGTTCATTGAAGAATCTGATTTGCACTCAGCCTTGAGGCCAGTTCAAGCACGAAAAGCCATTGCCGCTTGGAAACTGAGAT gtCATACTCCTGAAAACAGCAGCTCATCTCTTGGTGCATCGCCACAATCTCCTGAATCCTCACAATCTGTTTCACCTAAATCACTCTCAACCTCCTCCAGCAGCAGTCAAAGACCTTGTGTAGACTCGATGGATACCTTCCAGATACCATGGAACAAGTTTCCAGAAGAATTGATGCAATCACTGGAGAGAGGAAAACGGCCAAGTCCACACATGAGAAGGGAGATGGTCCGGATTGTGGTTTCTGAGATGATGAAAAAAAGCTCTAGGATAAGTAAAAGGAACTCTACTGAAGTTGTCAAAAAGATGGTGGCAAAATATCCAAAATCTCTGCAAGACATAATAGAGGGAGATGTGATTGGTCCAGGGTATCACTCTCTAGTCAAGCAATTGGAGTACAGAATTGACAATGTGAAGCGATCTACCAccccaaaaataagaaaaagaaagcatcATACTGATGAGTCTGACACTGAGTCTGTCCCTTCAGAACAGAGAGCAGCAATCCAAGACACTTATGGATGCATTAACTGGGATGTGAAATTCCTGCCCCTTGGAGAAACTACAGAGAGCcagcaactgaaaaaagaaaaacttaagaTGATGTTTCAGAAAACTGATGCAAATCCTGAAGAAGTCAAAAATCTAATGAAACTGACTTTCTACACACAGCGTAAACAAGTCAACCAAggaaaaactataaaatacCTCATGGAAGAATGGCCATTTTGGTTTAGAGAACTTGGCGTGGCAGTCCAAGGAACTCACTGGAATTGGACTTAA